From a single Gracilimonas sp. genomic region:
- the bshA gene encoding N-acetyl-alpha-D-glucosaminyl L-malate synthase BshA, with translation MNIGIVCYPTFGGSGVVATELAKTLAKKGHNIHMMSYAKPARLDTFETGITYHEVSINSYPLFEYPPYDLALATQMVNLIEYQDLDLLHVHYALPHATSAYLAKQIMAEKARHVPVITTLHGTDITLVGSDPSYKHVVEFSIDKSDGVTAVSEYLKKETYERFNIKQDIKVIPNFIDLDRFKKSNKSHFKKAICPNDEKVIVHVSNFRKVKRVPEVITVFAKILESGIESKLLLVGDGPDRQKAEQQCRDLGICEHVRFLGKLEQVEDVLSIADLFLIPSGSETFGLAALEAMSCSVPVISSNIGGLPEVNIHGETGYLCDLDDVDCMAEYGVKILSDADLHARMAANARKQAERYNQDVVVEEYERFYEDVSAKLLHSV, from the coding sequence ATGAATATAGGAATTGTCTGTTATCCTACTTTTGGCGGAAGTGGTGTTGTAGCTACTGAATTGGCGAAAACACTGGCTAAAAAAGGCCATAATATCCATATGATGAGTTATGCCAAGCCGGCCCGACTCGATACCTTCGAAACCGGTATTACCTACCACGAGGTGTCCATCAATTCTTATCCGTTATTTGAATACCCTCCTTACGATCTTGCCCTGGCAACGCAAATGGTAAACCTGATTGAGTACCAGGATCTGGACTTATTGCATGTTCATTATGCTCTGCCTCACGCAACCAGCGCGTATTTAGCCAAGCAAATTATGGCCGAAAAAGCCCGCCATGTTCCGGTGATTACCACTCTTCACGGAACGGATATCACATTGGTTGGCAGCGATCCAAGTTATAAACATGTAGTAGAATTTTCGATTGATAAAAGTGATGGCGTTACGGCCGTTTCGGAATATCTGAAAAAAGAAACCTATGAACGGTTCAACATAAAGCAGGATATAAAAGTGATTCCCAACTTCATTGACCTGGATCGCTTCAAGAAATCTAATAAAAGTCACTTTAAGAAAGCGATTTGTCCGAATGATGAAAAAGTAATCGTTCATGTTTCCAACTTCAGAAAAGTGAAACGGGTACCGGAGGTAATCACGGTTTTTGCCAAGATTTTAGAATCCGGTATTGAATCCAAATTATTACTCGTTGGAGATGGCCCTGACCGGCAAAAAGCCGAACAACAATGTCGTGACCTGGGAATTTGTGAACATGTTCGCTTTCTGGGGAAGCTGGAGCAAGTAGAAGATGTGCTATCTATCGCTGACCTGTTTTTGATTCCATCCGGCTCGGAAACCTTTGGACTTGCCGCACTGGAAGCCATGAGCTGCAGCGTACCGGTAATCAGTTCCAATATTGGCGGACTACCGGAAGTAAATATTCATGGAGAAACCGGATATCTGTGTGACCTGGATGATGTGGACTGTATGGCCGAGTATGGAGTCAAAATTCTTTCTGATGCAGACCTTCATGCTAGGATGGCTGCCAACGCCAGAAAGCAAGCCGAGAGATATAATCAGGATGTAGTGGTTGAGGAGTACGAGAGGTTCTACGAAGACGTAAGCGCAAAACTATTGCATAGCGTGTAA
- a CDS encoding YebC/PmpR family DNA-binding transcriptional regulator — MAGHSKWANIRHKKAKEDAKRSKIFTKHIKEITVAAREGGGDVDGNPRLSLAIENAKADNVPKDNIERAIKRGTGEDTGGASYEETTFEGYGPGGIAYFIEVTTDNNNRTVSDIRHIFTKHGGNMGTNGSVGYMFEQKGMIQVPSEGLDDEEFMLEAIDAGATDVDTDDEMFVVYTTREELFEVRNRLEESGFEIENASLIREAVTETKVDEDTAISNLKMMEKFEENDDVNNVFTNMLMDDETVALAENL; from the coding sequence ATGGCAGGACATTCGAAATGGGCGAACATTCGCCACAAAAAAGCTAAAGAAGACGCTAAGCGTTCTAAGATTTTTACCAAGCACATCAAGGAAATTACCGTAGCTGCCCGCGAAGGCGGCGGTGATGTGGATGGCAACCCCCGCTTATCCCTTGCCATCGAAAATGCCAAAGCCGATAACGTCCCTAAAGACAATATTGAAAGAGCCATTAAACGCGGTACCGGTGAGGATACCGGCGGAGCCAGCTATGAAGAAACCACTTTTGAGGGATACGGCCCCGGAGGCATTGCCTATTTTATCGAAGTCACTACCGATAATAACAACCGAACGGTAAGCGACATCCGCCACATTTTTACCAAACACGGAGGTAATATGGGCACCAATGGTTCCGTTGGTTATATGTTTGAACAAAAAGGTATGATTCAGGTACCTTCTGAAGGACTCGATGATGAGGAGTTTATGCTTGAAGCCATAGACGCCGGTGCTACCGATGTTGATACCGACGATGAAATGTTTGTGGTTTACACAACCCGTGAAGAACTTTTTGAGGTGCGTAATCGTCTTGAAGAGTCCGGGTTTGAAATAGAAAATGCTTCGTTAATACGGGAAGCCGTAACCGAAACTAAAGTAGATGAAGACACGGCCATCTCGAACTTAAAAATGATGGAAAAATTTGAAGAGAATGACGACGTCAACAACGTATTCACCAATATGTTGATGGATGATGAAACCGTTGCTCTCGCTGAAAACCTGTAA
- a CDS encoding tetratricopeptide repeat protein, which produces MIRTFSYIALLFLLTASAVTDGREANKAYENGDYKQAEQLYLSAIEQDPDNAKLYFNLGNAQAKQGKVEDAIQSYMEFRGLAESPEDKAKAEYNIGTLLTQGQKWKPAAAHFKNALKLNPDDLDAKHNYEQALAKQQEQEEEQEGQDQNQQNQPPPEPSEYALAMKEQAEKLVAQRKYSEAYNLMQRALDADDTVRAFNDFIERIKNVSDIDSN; this is translated from the coding sequence ATGATCCGAACGTTTTCATACATAGCGCTTTTATTTTTGCTGACCGCTTCTGCGGTAACAGATGGCCGGGAAGCCAACAAAGCCTATGAGAACGGTGATTATAAGCAAGCGGAACAACTTTATCTTTCTGCGATTGAACAAGACCCTGATAACGCAAAGTTGTATTTCAACCTTGGAAATGCTCAGGCAAAACAAGGAAAAGTGGAAGATGCCATTCAATCTTATATGGAATTCAGAGGTTTGGCGGAATCGCCTGAAGATAAAGCCAAAGCAGAGTATAACATTGGCACCCTGCTTACTCAAGGGCAAAAATGGAAGCCTGCTGCTGCTCATTTCAAAAATGCCCTGAAGTTGAATCCGGATGATTTAGATGCAAAACATAATTACGAACAAGCTCTTGCCAAACAACAAGAGCAGGAAGAAGAACAGGAAGGGCAGGATCAGAATCAACAAAACCAGCCACCACCGGAACCGAGCGAATATGCCTTAGCCATGAAAGAACAAGCTGAGAAACTGGTGGCACAGCGCAAGTATTCCGAGGCGTATAATTTAATGCAACGCGCCCTCGATGCTGATGATACCGTTCGGGCTTTTAACGATTTCATCGAACGAATTAAGAATGTTTCAGATATAGACTCGAATTAA
- a CDS encoding BatD family protein yields the protein MTKIGKRTLLQSLLMVFALACFATSQAQDINVEASLSEVNIYSGEQVRLQITISGTSMGSVEQPVLPEIDGLRWLRGSTSRGQKYSLVNGSPTVTYTFGYALIAQTAGSYTVPAITVNVNNETFQTAPIDFKVLDPSTINSGDAERAPNIYVRLEPSTMNPVVGQQVIADVVLYFKNDIEVSSYQPTPGWKAEGFWKEELEYPQRAQTTSTIVNGIRYQRARLIQYALFPTKSGELTLSPFEISVSVRKQRNSDPFGLGFGQERLNIESIPVTLDVRPLPEAQNAEFIGAVGDFEISREISPKNAFVGETIEITTRITGAGNVPLVNKPEYAFPEELEKYNPQEGSTIDRRNRQISGTRTFTDIIIARNEGTFTIPETRIAHFNPNSNRYEITRLPALTFTAKRDPNASTVAQNDLRLDVQPITGLAQWTTSSGTPLHQKSWVWTLIFFPILLTAAAYGYKQYHTRMNTDTAFARSRTASDTAAKTLTKAEQATDIKEGYHLIEKALVQFITDKLNLPPAGLSHKDITRETEQIADAEITAELKRLLTKCETIAYAPNATQETLDSDIEKTKALIKKIGKLA from the coding sequence ATGACAAAGATTGGTAAACGAACTCTTCTTCAATCCTTATTGATGGTTTTTGCCCTGGCTTGTTTTGCCACAAGTCAGGCACAGGATATAAATGTTGAAGCTTCACTCTCTGAGGTCAACATCTATTCCGGTGAACAGGTTAGATTACAGATTACCATTTCAGGTACCAGCATGGGATCGGTTGAGCAACCGGTACTTCCTGAAATTGACGGCCTTCGCTGGCTCAGAGGCAGTACTTCCCGTGGTCAAAAATATTCTCTCGTTAATGGAAGTCCCACCGTTACCTACACGTTCGGATATGCCCTGATTGCCCAAACAGCCGGCAGCTATACCGTTCCGGCCATAACGGTAAACGTAAATAATGAGACCTTTCAAACGGCTCCTATTGATTTTAAAGTACTGGATCCTTCAACCATCAACTCCGGCGATGCAGAACGGGCTCCCAATATTTATGTGCGACTGGAACCGAGCACCATGAACCCCGTTGTGGGGCAGCAAGTGATTGCCGATGTGGTGCTGTACTTCAAAAATGATATTGAGGTTTCTTCCTATCAACCAACACCGGGATGGAAGGCAGAGGGATTCTGGAAAGAAGAACTTGAATACCCACAGCGAGCTCAAACTACTTCGACCATTGTAAATGGCATTCGTTATCAACGAGCGCGATTGATTCAGTATGCTCTTTTCCCTACAAAATCTGGAGAACTGACACTGAGTCCGTTTGAGATTTCCGTGTCGGTTCGAAAACAGCGCAACTCCGATCCTTTTGGCCTGGGCTTTGGGCAGGAGCGGCTTAACATTGAATCTATCCCGGTAACTCTTGATGTACGGCCTCTTCCTGAAGCCCAAAACGCAGAATTTATCGGAGCTGTTGGTGATTTTGAAATCAGCAGGGAAATCTCTCCGAAAAACGCTTTTGTCGGGGAGACCATTGAAATCACTACCCGCATCACCGGAGCCGGGAATGTGCCTCTTGTAAATAAACCGGAATATGCTTTTCCCGAAGAACTTGAAAAGTATAATCCGCAGGAAGGTTCTACTATAGACCGAAGGAATCGCCAAATTTCCGGCACACGGACCTTTACGGATATCATCATTGCGCGGAATGAAGGCACCTTCACTATCCCCGAAACGCGAATTGCCCATTTTAACCCCAACTCCAACCGCTACGAAATTACCCGCTTGCCTGCATTAACCTTTACCGCCAAGCGCGATCCCAATGCAAGCACCGTTGCTCAAAATGATTTACGATTAGACGTTCAACCTATCACTGGTCTGGCCCAGTGGACAACGAGTTCCGGCACCCCACTGCATCAGAAGAGCTGGGTGTGGACGCTCATATTCTTCCCGATATTGCTAACGGCAGCGGCTTATGGATATAAGCAATATCACACTCGCATGAACACAGACACTGCTTTTGCCAGGTCCCGAACGGCTTCTGATACAGCCGCCAAAACCTTAACCAAGGCTGAACAAGCAACAGACATCAAAGAAGGGTATCACCTGATTGAAAAAGCTTTGGTACAGTTTATCACAGATAAACTGAATCTGCCCCCGGCCGGACTTTCACATAAGGATATCACCCGGGAAACAGAGCAGATTGCTGATGCAGAAATCACCGCTGAGCTGAAGCGGTTACTTACCAAGTGCGAAACCATTGCCTACGCTCCCAATGCCACTCAGGAAACCCTCGACTCTGACATTGAAAAGACAAAAGCATTAATCAAAAAAATAGGTAAGCTGGCATGA
- a CDS encoding SH3-like domain-containing protein yields the protein MKKLLLCSVWLLFSFTASVAQQSPQATFDEANTLFENGNLTEALTLYRSIEQLGHVSGALYLNMGIAAVQLDSLGLAKFYFLKATDFNTTASRAETALDYVNSQFSRQSAMLPKLPWDRAVQWINEVPTAAGLFLIGFIITTAGLILLYLTWFNKLSFQNISSYVIALVIAGSTLAGLAFYADYVNQRYDAAVLISNSQRVLQAPNPDSTLESIAYEGYDLTVDHWKSEEQPDWLYVRLGNGQYGWIQDNGVKIL from the coding sequence ATGAAGAAACTTTTGCTCTGCTCGGTTTGGCTTTTGTTTTCCTTTACGGCTTCGGTTGCACAGCAATCGCCTCAGGCCACGTTCGATGAAGCCAATACCCTTTTTGAAAATGGGAATCTCACTGAGGCCTTAACACTTTATCGGTCCATCGAACAATTGGGCCATGTTTCAGGAGCCCTTTACCTGAATATGGGGATTGCAGCCGTACAACTCGACTCCCTTGGCCTTGCCAAATTCTATTTCCTGAAAGCAACCGATTTCAATACCACGGCATCACGGGCAGAAACCGCCCTGGATTATGTGAACAGTCAGTTCAGCAGGCAATCAGCTATGCTGCCTAAGTTACCCTGGGATCGGGCGGTACAGTGGATCAATGAGGTGCCAACCGCTGCCGGGTTATTTCTCATAGGATTTATTATCACAACCGCCGGGTTGATCTTGCTATACCTAACCTGGTTCAACAAATTGAGCTTTCAGAATATTTCAAGCTACGTCATCGCATTAGTGATAGCGGGATCAACTTTAGCCGGATTGGCTTTCTATGCCGATTACGTTAATCAGCGGTACGATGCCGCCGTTTTGATTTCTAACTCCCAACGCGTATTGCAGGCCCCAAACCCAGATTCAACGCTGGAAAGTATCGCTTACGAGGGGTACGACCTGACCGTTGATCACTGGAAAAGCGAAGAACAACCTGACTGGCTTTATGTACGGCTCGGCAACGGCCAATACGGCTGGATTCAGGATAACGGAGTAAAAATATTATAA
- a CDS encoding dipeptidase produces MSTTQEYIDQNKDKFVEELFDLLRIPSVSTDSSRKEEIKKAAGFLVSQLNNLNLDTVKTYETPGNPIVYAEHCPHDDRPTVLIYGHYDVQPSDPEELWDTPPFEPTIKDGLIYARGASDDKGQAFTHVKAVESFVKTGQELPVNVKFILEGEEEIGSPNLVPFLEEHQELLACDMVLISDTAMFGEDQPSITYGLRGLAYMEIEVVGPNRDLHSGVYGGAVENPANVLCEIIAKLKDEDGVIQIPGFYDDVVPLTEADREAFAQLPFDEEEYKKTLDVEALHGEKGYTTLERSSARPTLDVNGIWGGYTKEGAKTVLPSKANAKVSMRLVPDQDPHKIAQLFKKHVESLAPDTVKVTVNEHHGGFASVTDLDFYGLKAGAQAFEDVYETEALFSREGGSIPIVADFKRVLGVESILMGFGLTSNAIHSPNENFSLKDFHRGIKTSARFLELLPDYAS; encoded by the coding sequence ATGAGTACTACTCAAGAGTATATTGATCAGAATAAAGACAAATTTGTTGAAGAGTTATTTGATTTACTGAGAATACCCAGCGTCAGCACCGACTCCAGCAGAAAAGAGGAGATTAAGAAAGCGGCCGGATTTTTAGTCAGCCAGCTCAATAATCTGAACCTTGACACGGTAAAGACCTATGAGACTCCCGGCAACCCGATTGTGTATGCCGAGCACTGCCCTCATGATGATCGACCCACCGTATTAATTTATGGCCACTACGATGTTCAGCCTTCTGATCCTGAAGAGCTCTGGGATACCCCGCCATTTGAACCAACCATTAAAGACGGACTGATTTACGCCCGCGGAGCCAGCGACGATAAAGGCCAGGCTTTTACGCACGTGAAAGCAGTAGAATCTTTTGTAAAAACCGGACAGGAACTTCCTGTGAATGTGAAATTTATTCTGGAAGGAGAAGAAGAAATCGGCTCTCCCAACCTTGTTCCTTTTCTGGAAGAGCACCAGGAGTTACTGGCCTGCGACATGGTCCTTATTTCTGATACGGCCATGTTTGGGGAAGATCAGCCTTCCATTACCTATGGTCTGCGCGGACTGGCATACATGGAAATTGAAGTGGTTGGACCCAACCGCGATCTTCACTCCGGCGTATATGGCGGTGCCGTTGAAAACCCGGCGAATGTATTGTGTGAAATTATTGCCAAACTGAAGGATGAAGATGGAGTAATCCAGATTCCCGGTTTTTATGATGACGTAGTTCCCCTGACAGAAGCGGACCGTGAGGCTTTTGCTCAGCTCCCCTTCGATGAAGAAGAGTACAAGAAGACGCTGGATGTAGAAGCCCTACACGGCGAGAAGGGATATACAACGCTTGAACGATCTTCAGCCCGCCCGACCCTGGATGTAAACGGAATTTGGGGCGGTTACACCAAAGAAGGAGCTAAAACGGTGCTTCCCTCCAAAGCGAACGCCAAAGTTAGCATGCGCCTTGTGCCGGATCAGGATCCGCATAAGATTGCACAGTTGTTCAAAAAGCACGTGGAGTCGCTTGCACCCGATACCGTTAAAGTTACAGTTAATGAGCACCACGGTGGGTTTGCCTCCGTCACCGATCTTGACTTCTATGGCCTCAAAGCCGGGGCGCAGGCATTTGAAGATGTATATGAAACCGAAGCGCTGTTCTCACGCGAAGGTGGGTCCATTCCTATTGTAGCCGACTTCAAACGTGTTCTTGGGGTTGAATCTATCCTGATGGGCTTCGGGCTCACCAGCAATGCTATTCATTCTCCTAATGAGAATTTCTCGCTGAAAGACTTCCATCGGGGAATCAAAACCTCAGCCAGATTTTTAGAATTGCTGCCTGATTACGCTTCGTAA
- a CDS encoding TolC family protein encodes MNKRFFGFLIIALAFFSSDLEAQSQRTLTLEESIEIAKQNSPLARAATFELVSAKWRYKSFRADLLPSLDLDGDIPSYSRAITANRLDDGSTTYQEESQSQSSVNLSINQNIMPTGGRLSLSSGINRLILFDGGINGENIYRWQSTPLVATYFQPLFQFNSLKWRNKIEPLRYQIAQKQYVEDMEDLAFNVTQSFFDFLLAKINVEVAEFNVTVNDSIYNISQGRYQVGSIAENDLLQSELALRNAETSLTTANLNFQRAEENFKALLGIPDETEVEVIIPEEAPNLNIDVDKALELARENNSTSLEFELSEIQANQSYDQARKEAGFSASLQASYGLNQTAEDFSDVYSDPQNRQFFTVGFQIPIFNWGKNTAEIQAARNQQAATANTIAYQKLQFDLSVRSTVREFSQLRSQVELAETSDVIADRRYEVAKNRYLIGKIDVTNLFIAQNEKDSARRSYIQALRNYWTGYYNLRRLTLYNFEQGRPIVLDTDI; translated from the coding sequence ATGAATAAACGTTTTTTCGGATTTCTGATTATTGCCCTTGCTTTCTTTTCTTCGGACCTGGAAGCTCAATCTCAGCGAACATTAACCCTTGAAGAAAGCATTGAAATTGCCAAGCAAAACAGTCCATTAGCACGTGCAGCTACGTTCGAGCTGGTTTCGGCCAAATGGAGATATAAATCCTTTCGGGCTGATTTACTTCCCAGCCTCGATTTAGATGGCGACATCCCAAGCTATAGCCGGGCAATTACCGCAAACAGATTGGATGACGGTTCCACGACCTATCAGGAAGAAAGCCAGTCACAGTCTTCGGTGAATCTTTCCATCAACCAAAACATCATGCCTACCGGGGGGCGCTTATCACTGTCGAGTGGTATCAACCGGCTTATTTTGTTTGATGGGGGAATTAACGGAGAGAATATTTATCGCTGGCAAAGTACTCCGCTGGTAGCAACCTACTTCCAGCCGTTATTTCAGTTCAATAGCCTGAAATGGAGAAATAAGATTGAACCGCTTCGGTATCAAATTGCGCAGAAACAGTATGTGGAAGACATGGAAGACCTCGCCTTCAATGTAACACAAAGCTTCTTCGATTTTCTGCTGGCAAAAATTAATGTTGAGGTGGCCGAGTTCAACGTTACCGTCAACGATTCTATTTATAATATTTCGCAGGGACGTTACCAGGTGGGCAGTATTGCAGAAAACGATCTTCTTCAAAGTGAACTTGCCCTTCGAAATGCAGAGACCTCCCTAACCACAGCCAACCTGAACTTTCAGCGAGCAGAAGAAAACTTCAAGGCGTTACTGGGAATCCCGGATGAAACTGAAGTGGAAGTAATTATCCCGGAAGAAGCCCCCAATCTGAACATTGATGTAGACAAGGCTCTGGAGCTGGCCCGGGAAAATAACAGTACATCGCTGGAGTTTGAGCTGAGTGAAATTCAGGCCAATCAATCATACGACCAGGCCCGCAAAGAAGCCGGTTTTTCAGCTTCTTTACAGGCAAGTTATGGGTTGAACCAAACGGCGGAAGATTTCAGTGACGTGTACAGCGACCCGCAGAATCGCCAATTTTTTACTGTGGGATTTCAGATTCCCATTTTTAACTGGGGAAAGAACACGGCCGAGATTCAGGCCGCCCGAAATCAGCAGGCAGCAACGGCTAATACCATTGCCTACCAAAAGCTGCAGTTTGATCTGAGTGTTCGCAGTACGGTCCGGGAATTTTCACAGCTTCGCAGTCAGGTTGAGTTGGCAGAGACTTCAGATGTAATTGCTGACCGGCGGTATGAAGTAGCCAAGAATCGCTACCTGATTGGTAAGATTGATGTAACAAACCTGTTTATTGCCCAAAATGAAAAGGACAGTGCCCGACGAAGCTACATTCAGGCCCTCAGGAACTACTGGACAGGCTACTACAACCTTCGCCGACTCACCCTCTATAACTTTGAGCAAGGCCGGCCCATCGTATTAGATACGGATATTTAG
- a CDS encoding ABC transporter permease — MLQKILYNLDIALEAIQRNKLRAFLTSLGIIFGVSSVIAMLAIGTGAQQEVLQQMELLGTNNVIVQPVVEQREGNVGDENSAKQEKKKFSPGLNLEDLESIKQLVPQVEKLSPEIMYETTFIRDARIRTGKLIGVNKDYFGISNLGIVEGSNFSDLQIKNADPVCVIGYDVKTRFFAGESPIGKKIKVGHLWLTVVGVIEKKEVSTENIENLGIRNFNLDIYSPATTVLLRFKNRAVLTGKDLQSSGGRSVIFMGGAMISSSGGGNNNSGDGNYNQLDKLIVKVTDTKYSATIADVISRMLQRRHNDVVDFEIIVPEQLLQQEQRTKRIFNIVLSSIASISLIVGGIGIMNIMLASVVERYREIGVRMAVGAQKKDIELQFLTEALTISITGGFIGIILGMAFSYAIEATADIATIVTPISIFISFGVALVIGVVFGYYPAKRAAQHDPVHALRHE; from the coding sequence GTGCTGCAGAAAATACTCTACAATCTTGATATTGCCCTTGAGGCTATTCAACGCAATAAACTGCGGGCTTTTCTAACTTCATTAGGCATTATTTTTGGCGTTTCGTCGGTAATCGCGATGCTGGCCATAGGTACCGGCGCTCAGCAGGAAGTGCTTCAGCAGATGGAGCTTTTGGGGACTAATAACGTCATCGTACAACCGGTGGTAGAGCAGCGCGAAGGAAATGTGGGTGATGAAAATTCAGCCAAACAAGAGAAGAAAAAATTCTCTCCGGGCTTAAACCTGGAAGACCTTGAAAGTATTAAGCAGCTGGTCCCCCAGGTTGAAAAGCTCAGCCCGGAAATCATGTACGAAACAACATTTATCCGTGATGCTCGCATTCGGACGGGGAAACTCATTGGGGTGAATAAAGATTATTTTGGCATCTCGAACCTGGGCATTGTTGAGGGAAGCAACTTCAGCGACCTTCAAATCAAGAATGCGGACCCGGTTTGTGTGATTGGCTACGATGTGAAAACCCGGTTTTTTGCCGGTGAAAGTCCGATTGGAAAGAAAATTAAGGTAGGCCATCTATGGCTCACCGTGGTTGGGGTTATCGAGAAGAAAGAAGTATCTACAGAAAACATCGAGAACCTGGGCATCCGAAATTTTAACCTGGATATTTATTCTCCGGCAACAACAGTTCTGCTGAGGTTTAAAAACCGGGCTGTACTTACTGGTAAGGACCTGCAAAGCAGTGGGGGAAGGTCTGTAATATTTATGGGCGGCGCTATGATCAGCAGCTCAGGAGGAGGGAATAATAACTCCGGCGATGGAAATTACAATCAGCTGGATAAACTCATTGTGAAAGTTACGGATACGAAATATAGTGCTACCATCGCAGATGTAATTTCAAGAATGCTACAGCGCCGGCATAATGATGTGGTCGATTTCGAGATTATTGTTCCTGAACAGCTATTGCAGCAGGAGCAGCGAACCAAACGTATTTTTAACATCGTGCTTTCCTCCATTGCATCCATTTCACTGATTGTAGGAGGTATTGGCATTATGAATATCATGCTCGCTTCGGTGGTGGAGCGTTACCGTGAGATCGGAGTGCGCATGGCCGTTGGAGCTCAGAAAAAAGACATTGAACTTCAGTTTCTCACTGAGGCTCTGACGATCAGTATTACCGGTGGTTTTATCGGAATTATTCTGGGGATGGCTTTCAGTTATGCCATCGAAGCAACCGCAGATATCGCCACTATTGTAACCCCAATTTCCATTTTCATCTCATTCGGCGTAGCACTTGTTATCGGTGTAGTTTTCGGATACTACCCCGCCAAACGAGCCGCTCAACACGACCCTGTACACGCATTACGACATGAATAA
- a CDS encoding efflux RND transporter periplasmic adaptor subunit: MKKKYLIPGIIIGLSMIAWFVFGGESSETVELTTTPKKGEFVVDVTTTGELRAKQSVEIKGPQGVREIRLFNMKIQRLIPEGTIVKEGDFVAELDRSEITGRLQDAMLELQQAQSQVTQVSLDSTLTLSQARDNLINLEYALEERQIAVDQSKYESPAVQRQAEIDLDKARRQLAQEKKNYITKVKQAEAQMSEVEADLQEEQNEVNKIRSLLQQFTVKAPAQGMVIYKRNYDGSKVTEGSDISAWNPTVAELPDFSVMESITYVNEVDVQKIAKDQNVEIGLDAIPDKNLYGTVTSVANIGEQRPNSDSKVYEVIIEIAETDSVLRPAMTTSNRVIVNRVPDAMYIPLETIHVQDSTSFVFKKDGLSPVMQEVELGLMNENEVIVHRGLSIDDVIYLSVPQDTAGIERLYLEEEITSN, translated from the coding sequence ATGAAGAAAAAGTATTTGATTCCGGGTATCATTATTGGGCTTTCCATGATCGCCTGGTTTGTTTTTGGAGGAGAATCATCCGAAACCGTAGAGCTTACCACCACCCCGAAGAAAGGGGAATTTGTAGTAGATGTTACCACTACCGGGGAGTTGCGAGCCAAGCAATCCGTTGAAATTAAGGGTCCACAGGGAGTACGTGAGATTCGTTTATTCAATATGAAAATTCAGCGCCTGATACCCGAAGGCACCATCGTAAAGGAGGGAGATTTTGTGGCCGAGCTGGACCGATCCGAAATTACGGGTCGCCTACAGGATGCCATGCTTGAGCTTCAGCAGGCTCAGTCTCAGGTTACCCAGGTATCTCTGGATAGTACGCTTACCCTTTCGCAAGCACGTGATAATCTCATTAACCTGGAATATGCACTGGAAGAGCGACAGATTGCTGTGGATCAATCCAAATATGAATCCCCGGCCGTTCAGCGTCAGGCTGAAATTGATCTTGATAAAGCCCGCCGACAGCTGGCACAGGAAAAAAAGAATTACATCACCAAGGTAAAACAAGCGGAAGCTCAGATGAGTGAAGTGGAAGCTGATTTGCAGGAAGAGCAAAACGAAGTAAATAAAATCAGGTCGCTTCTACAGCAGTTTACGGTAAAAGCCCCGGCCCAGGGAATGGTGATCTACAAACGAAACTATGATGGCAGCAAAGTGACGGAGGGTAGTGATATCAGTGCCTGGAACCCAACAGTTGCTGAACTTCCTGATTTTTCCGTAATGGAGTCTATTACCTATGTGAATGAAGTCGATGTTCAGAAAATAGCGAAAGACCAAAACGTGGAAATAGGCCTGGATGCCATTCCCGATAAAAATCTTTACGGAACCGTGACCAGCGTAGCCAACATCGGGGAACAACGACCCAATTCGGACTCGAAAGTGTATGAGGTTATCATCGAAATTGCAGAAACCGACAGTGTTTTGCGCCCGGCTATGACCACAAGCAACCGGGTAATTGTAAACCGCGTGCCTGATGCCATGTATATCCCGCTGGAAACTATTCACGTGCAGGATTCAACCAGTTTTGTCTTCAAAAAAGACGGATTGTCTCCGGTAATGCAGGAAGTTGAGCTCGGACTTATGAACGAAAATGAAGTGATTGTTCATCGCGGGCTTTCCATAGATGATGTGATCTATTTGTCGGTTCCCCAAGACACAGCCGGCATTGAGCGATTATACCTGGAAGAAGAAATCACATCCAACTAA